The following proteins are encoded in a genomic region of Amphiura filiformis chromosome 11, Afil_fr2py, whole genome shotgun sequence:
- the LOC140163776 gene encoding uncharacterized protein, with the protein QEAHEATSPSAYDPLSTREDDEDDAHFFDGTPDSPRRHSSPFEQIEAQRKGTVGFEEHKQVPASLAPSREPPLSLLATREPSEDGVGSPKLLPPASEERVRSLSGASTEGETGGATAAPPFTFSPKSKAKVGVNKISASPSKKDLDKSKESASESLHRLRKFRKEKAAGGPAASGTDTDSIEMVTISQGKKKERRKSRDDDVWIHVTAKPKHKKSLSARGSLENVASNRQSRKETLQKDRQRSQSTGAETERRRKSSSSSQDGSHTRTRRASGGASPLQGSSPTPTGIRPYSPCSGRQRKSSMDKTSSPASSRKKSGSSASLESSGEATVKKEEAEPAKDTKDTKSKVDQGPGEIV; encoded by the coding sequence CAAGAGGCGCATGAGGCTACATCACCATCAGCGTATGATCCGCTGTCTACGAGGGAGGATGATGAGGACGACGCGCATTTCTTTGATGGCACACCTGATTCACCGAGGAGACATTCCTCTCCATTTGAGCAGATTGAAGCACAAAGAAAAGGAACTGTTGGTTTTGAGGAGCATAAGCAAGTTCCAGCAAGTTTGGCACCATCGAGGGAGCCACCTCTGTCGCTGTTGGCAACGAGAGAACCATCAGAGGATGGAGTCGGGTCACCGAAGCTTCTGCCACCAGCATCGGAGGAACGTGTGAGGAGCTTAAGTGGTGCATCCACTGAAGGAGAAACGGGTGGTGCAACCGCGGCACCACCATTTACTTTCTCTCCAAAATCAAAAGCCAAAGTTGGTGTGAATAAAATATCAGCATCCCCTAGTAAGAAAGATCTGGACAAGTCAAAGGAGAGTGCATCGGAGTCCTTGCATCGGCTCAGAAAATTCCGCAAGGAAAAAGCTGCAGGAGGACCTGCTGCATCTGGAACTGATACAGATAGCATAGAGATGGTGACCATCTCCCAAGGTAAGAAAAAAGAACGGCGGAAATCGAGAGACGACGATGTGTGGATCCATGTGACTGCCAAGCCAAAGCATAAGAAATCTTTGTCTGCCAGGGGGAGCTTGGAAAATGTCGCATCAAATCGTCAGTCACGGAAAGAAACATTGCAAAAAGACCGTCAAAGAAGTCAGTCGACGGGTGCCGAGACAGAGAGGAGGCGAAAATCTTCGTCCTCGTCACAGGATGGCAGCCACACAAGAACTAGAAGAGCTAGCGGTGGGGCTTCTCCTCTACAAGGGAGCTCCCCGACACCCACTGGGATTCGGCCGTATAGTCCGTGCAGTGGCAGGCAACGAAAGTCTTCAATGGATAAGACATCTTCACCAGCTTCAAGTCGTAAAAAATCTGGTAGCTCAGCTAGTTTGGAGTCATCAGGTGAAGCTACTGTGAAGAAAGAGGAAGCAGAACCAGCAAAAGATACAAAAGATACCAAGTCCAAAGTGGATCAGGGCCCTGGGGAAATAGTGTGA